GCCCAGTGATTCGCGCATACCTCTCCGTAAGTCACATAAATAGTGTCGCTAGAGaaataaagtaatattaattagatttatataaaaattgtattttcgaGTTCGTGTCAGAACCATAAGAAATTCAACcataagaaaattttaagattcaaaatttctaaatccCACAActtctgaaattaaatttcataattatcggaatttcagaattacaaaatttcataagGAACCTGGCCCATCCaccaaaaaattctaattacgtCAATGAAGAAATTCGCAAACTTAAAATTGGAATCACTAAATAGTATTATATTAATGTAAAATCTATAGAGAAAAGAAACTTTAATTATTCTAATCTATCTAATAGTAAGTGATCATTTTTTCTAATAAGAAAGAATCTGTAAAAGTGCACCAAAATGTAACCTTCAATTGTCACTTAGCCAATTGTCTAAAAAGTCTTTTGAACACGTATTATGTAAATCGAATTGAAAATTCGAGCTGTTGAATCAACCTTGACGGAGGTTCTCAGTTCATCGTAGGACATACATAACTGATTCGAAACACGCGAGTGAGAGCCGATGATAAAGTGGAACTACTTTGTAAAATGCACTTGGTCGAGATAAGAGAAACGTGAGGTACATATATCCGAGTTGATTACGTTGATTCAATTATTTCTATCGTGTCATGAACCATCGAGGTAAACTGGTATATTTTGATCGATTTTTTTCTTCGCTTATTGACACTTGTTTCGTATGCGGAATCCTATTATGTATCGTTCTTTCCCTCGCAACGAGTCAGCTTGTTCCAGTGAATTCACTGAAATATTGAATTCTACCAATAAAATACGCTCCAGAGACAAATTGGACAAATCTAGTCCATTGTTTCGATAAGGCCtttagaatattttcttttttaataatattccctTTAATTTATACAATCACGGGTTTCtatatttaaacattaattataatcGATTACAATTAATTgaggaattgaaatgataaatgatacgagtgatataaaaataagaaataaaatttttgtaattataggAAAGAATTGAATGATGCGTCTATTATACTAAATAAAATGATCATTTTTGCAGCTGGGTCAAATTAACCCTGCATACATGATACAAGGATATTTTCTGCATATTTGCTGCATATTTTCCTTAATAGTATTAAACGTGTCAGTCGAAAGTGGACTAGGTggttatataaaagaaagtgTTAAGAGGGAATTACTTTTTCGATGAGTCAATATTATTTAGCCGATATAGAGTATCTATGACGTGAAATTGGTGATCGCGTAATTCAGTATAGGCAAGGTCTTGCCGGTGACCTTACCGAAGCCCCATCCCAGAGGCGTTCTATTCAAATCAGATAGAACCTCCTTTCATCCACTCACGTTAGACAGGCTGATTAAGTCTTCCCGCGCGCTATTTTCGTACGCTCTTGATTAAAAAACAGGAAATTCGCGTACACGATCCGTGTGGAGCGTTCGACGATGCTGTTACAAGGATGGAAAGACTTGTCCGAACAAAGATTACAATCAGTACCCCTGgaatttaattacttaattcGATTCCGAGGTGAAGCGACGCCGAAACTCGTTTGCAAACGAACGAGCTTTTCGTCGCCACGACGTCGAATGATCGATTAACAGAGACCCCAACTGTGTTCTCTATTTGCCCTTGAAACTCGCAGTCTGCCTAACCCTCGGAcggtggaccatggagaaagtttcagttttaatttaattttcaatttcacctaattcttattttctaaattttgcactgtTCCGTTTAGAAATGATGCATTTAACTTTagtttaatatctttgtataatTATTTGGTAAGTTTAGATcatgattaatataattatattaaaataaacgtAAAGCAATGATTTCGCAAATTGGACTGATCACTGCTTACGTTACTTTATAActcataaaattcaaattaaatttgtcaaattaaaaaGAACAAAATCTTTTAGCCACCTTCACTGAAATTTAAAAGCTGCAAAAATGAATCTACATTCACAAATACCATTACGCCCTGTCTAAAATACTTAAGTTCCATTAAGTATCGTTCCATTTTTGTAACAATCTCTATATACATCTACTCCGGGGAACGGGCTATTGTTTAAGCCTCAGACGGGttctatttataatttcatcccCGACGATCGGGAATGTGGTTAAGGGTTCCTAGGGAATCCCCTGAAAGTCAACATCTGCTGGGATACGTCAAGTTCGCCGGCGCAACAGGGCACTGAATCATTAAATTTGGCACAGTTACGTTTTCATTCTGAACGACGACGTGCAGCACGCCGATACGCTCGGCTCATTCTAAAACCACGGCCATTGTGTTACAAATTGGCACATCTCTGATTAGAAACTTGCCCGCCGGTTCATTGTTGCGTAGACTGTGGCAATGCGCGTGCTACGATAGGGACAACCGTTCAGACGATTTAGAAGAAACTTTTCAGAATGAATCTGATTACTCGAAAGAGGCCATTGcccatttttttaaaaacaagtCCTCCCTATGAATGAACCCTTTTCTTCAGAATGGCACACATTTCTGGATACCACcagtatacaaaattatttgaaagcCATTGGGTCATTCGATTAGAATTAGTGGAATTTTCAATAACATTTATTagaaaacttttattttataatgtcattataaaatttaaattaagtaTCTCATCAATCTTCTTTGGTTTTAGGTTCGTTTTTATTTAGGTTCTTCCTAGTTCTCCCTAGATTCTCCTAGAGCAGAGTTTCTCAGTCTTCGCGACTCTATATGGTGTCGCAGAAattttagcaaaaactaaaaTATTCCTGGGTCCGCAATGACCGAAaactataaatttataaattttcattatgatttattatcagCAAATGttttaattcgtatttttaGTTTATGTACCTCTATACCCAGGGTCGCGAAAATATTTGCTCGGGTGAAAAGAGTCGCTAAGTGGAAAAGCTTAAGAAGCCCTGTCCTACAGTTTTTGCAAAACTGAAATGATAGATGGCTTCTTCTATCATACTTACTTTTAACCTTCTATATCCCGAATTTTCCGTGTTTGCGCAAATACATAATACAGTGCTTTCGGTGGTACGTGcactgttaaataataatgaagTTTCAAAGCACAGTATACATAAGTAACAATGGTACACAGTAAAAAGGATGAGGAAGAAAGTTTCGAATTTACCACGACAATTTGATATGTTACCTAAAAGTTGAACGGGTCTACAGAATGTTCACCAATAATAGCCTATTATGCACCCAACTGTACACATTGTGCAATGGAATATCAGCAGAAAAGATCAACAACAACTTATCAGCATCTTATTCAGTTTCATATTCAAAGGCGTTGCTATAAGACATAGATTTCTACAGATTTGAAACTGAACCAAAAGCGGAAAACAGCGAATAATGGTGCAAGATAGGAAATCATATATAAGGATGCCCTGAGCTATCGAAACGCACCGAATGCTTATTGATCTACTCTCCTACATGGGAGGAGAGAAGAGGGACCATGAGTCGAAAACGACGCTCGTGGTTGTCGTGGATTGTGGATACAATAGTGACCCCGACGAAGGTCTCTGTCAAACGACCTCGACACCCGAAACTGTGTCGAGGACATCAGGAAGAAACAAGAAGACTAATAATCGCACCCCTTGCTAAACCGCTTCACTCCTTTGATACGAAAACGCACTGTTACTTTGATCAAATTCAACCTTCTATTTCGACAtttctactgattcattcgaaaacAAGAGAAACACTGCGATATaccttattaaattttcattacaaacACCCCCATAATCTTCGTCGATCACTTTTTGACCTACTTCTTCCACGTGAACGAGATGCATCTTTCCGTTTCCATTGAACCGCACAATATTTTCGACCGATTGGTTCGAGAATCGTTTGCGGATGAAATTGTTGCTCCATTCTAATCGAGGGaacataaaattttgaaattatacaCCAAcgctaataaaaaataaagcaaCAACAATATTCTCAAAATGCCCCAAAAGAATTTAAGAATCACTaaatcaaaaaaattttttttcaaatatatcttTCAAAATGACTTCAAACTTACTGTGTATAATAAACAGTCTCTAAAAGTAAACAAATTTCTAAAATCTcttttgaaaacaaaaaaaaaagaaagaaaggacgaATGTCAGTATTTCGTGGTATGTTGTATTCGCACGTAGTGGAGCAAGAACAACGTGTCCATTTAATGAAGTAACTTTTCATGGAGACAGAAGCAAGGATACGTATCGTGGTACATGGAGACACGGTATTTTCATGGACGCGACGGACGGAACGATCACTAGGCAACGCGACTTTGGCCATGGTCACATAAATGGCTAATCGGTAACGTGCAGTCGGAGGAAATGGGAATGGTAGCGTTTCAGAGGCTTCCTTGGTTGCAGTTCGCCGGCATCGCGACCTTGTTCGGATATTTCCCGTATATCTTGCCGCTTCTGGTCATTCTATAGTGAATTTGCTGCATCGCAGAGGTCGAGTTGGTCACGTGTGGCCCGTCACCGGTGCACAATCGTTTCGCCTTCGTCTTGATACTTGTGTGTTTGTGCTTTCGTTGTAATATCGAATTTCCTAGCTTCAATCGTGGATGCTGTTTCACGGTGACCGTCGACGAGGCCCTCGACGTGGCGAAACGTAGACCGTGGCGTTTCTTTAACAACCTAAACGGCGACACGGCTAAGATCGCTTTCGCCACGCTTCGTCTGCAACGCCAGATAACCAACGCTGTGGCGAACCATGCGAACCACGGGCCTGCTTTCGGACCTGGAGCTGGCTCTCTCGACCAGAGAAATAACATCTGAAAAATTAAGGTTAGGTTAGAGGCGGCCAAGTGATGCGCTAGAGGGCGCCACAGTTTGTCATGAAGAGCTAGGTTATTTCAGATTCGAACTTCTAAAACtttgaaacttaaaaattttggaattttacagCTTTGCAGGCTTTGCAACCTTGCAGGTTTAAAACATTGAAATTCTGAAACTTCGaagttttaaaattctgaaGCGTTTCTGAAGCgaacttttgaatttttaagctttggagcttttaaataGAACAAGTGTCGTTATCTAGAGAAGTTGCTTATAACGttgcattaaatatttcatgtaCAGCATATCTGATTTAATCGCACACGCTCAATTATACCTCAATTAGctaaaagtagaaaaaaaattttatataacttcATTTCTCTTTAGATCACTGCTTGCCAGGATTTTATTACCAGTTTGTTTCTCTTTAATGGAACTTCTCCAAGTATCGACCAGAGTATCGTGGATAGTGTTACAAGATCGCTTTCATAGATTATGTGTTTATTATCTTGGATAATTTTGCGTGATAAATTGCAATGTTCATCATATAAAGCaaacaaaatgaagaaaaacacaaagtttcaaaattgttcaattttctaAGAGAAACTTAATTTCTCTTTGCTAAGTACTTATTAATACGAAATTCTCAGTGAATATCAATTTCACTCTTTCCTTTCATTATATAgtaataaaataagtaaaaaatttaCGCTGAAGAAATCTAGTCGCGTTTTCTCAGGCTGTCGTTTTTCGGAATGAAAAATCATTTGCCAATTAAGGAGAGGGATTCGGGTCGAGCGAGATGGTCGCGTGGGCGTTAATTGAAGTTGCGAGCTTATTCGAGCGATTACGAAGCGAGCAGCGGGGACCACTCGCCTCAAAAGCTATGGGTAACATTTGTCGTTGACAAGTCACAATTTTTCGTTAGTGAACCTGCTTGTGCGAGGGAAGGTTGCATAGCAATTAGTGAATAAATTGCGGAGCAGCCAAGAGGCTTTCTGCTTCTTTGAGCTACGTTTTCCCATCGACTCAGACGGAACAGCCTAGAAAAAGTTCAGTCAGCTGCAACC
This region of Osmia lignaria lignaria isolate PbOS001 chromosome 10, iyOsmLign1, whole genome shotgun sequence genomic DNA includes:
- the LOC117609437 gene encoding uncharacterized protein LOC117609437; its protein translation is MFRPVDRPLSFRQRASEWIYKMLFLWSREPAPGPKAGPWFAWFATALVIWRCRRSVAKAILAVSPFRLLKKRHGLRFATSRASSTVTVKQHPRLKLGNSILQRKHKHTSIKTKAKRLCTGDGPHVTNSTSAMQQIHYRMTRSGKIYGKYPNKVAMPANCNQGSL